The following proteins are encoded in a genomic region of Methylobacterium tardum:
- a CDS encoding ABC transporter permease translates to MSTGIEAGPLPATVAPARAGERAGAGFASLRRLALACVVPAALVAVWQVTTAGRPYSLIPPPAEVWAELQDLAVGGVNDDAFSGTLWTHLGASLSRVYGGFALAAAAALPLGLLIGRVPLIRALLDPVLQVLRPVPVTAWLPLAMILFGLGPRSAFFLVFLGAFYPILVNTVFGVRSVELRLFEAAAMLGCTGPAQFARVVLPAALPSIFTGLRLGLGFAWVVIVVGEMTGVQTGLGAIIMEARQLSRTEIVICGMAVIGVAGFVSDWLVMQLGRRLLAWSPNHG, encoded by the coding sequence GTGAGCACCGGGATCGAGGCCGGCCCCCTGCCGGCGACGGTGGCTCCGGCCCGCGCGGGCGAACGGGCCGGAGCCGGGTTCGCCAGCCTGCGCCGGCTGGCGCTCGCCTGCGTGGTGCCGGCGGCGCTCGTCGCGGTCTGGCAGGTCACTACCGCGGGCCGACCGTACAGCCTGATCCCGCCGCCCGCGGAGGTCTGGGCCGAGCTGCAGGACCTCGCGGTCGGGGGCGTCAACGACGACGCGTTCAGCGGCACCCTCTGGACCCATCTCGGGGCCTCGCTGAGCCGCGTCTATGGCGGCTTCGCGCTGGCGGCCGCGGCCGCCCTGCCGCTCGGCCTGCTGATCGGACGCGTGCCGCTGATCCGGGCGCTCCTCGATCCTGTGCTTCAGGTGCTGCGCCCCGTGCCGGTCACCGCATGGCTGCCGCTCGCCATGATCCTGTTCGGCCTCGGGCCACGCTCGGCCTTCTTCCTCGTGTTCCTCGGGGCGTTCTATCCGATCCTGGTCAACACCGTGTTCGGGGTCCGCTCGGTGGAGCTGCGCCTGTTCGAGGCGGCCGCGATGCTGGGCTGCACCGGGCCGGCGCAGTTCGCCCGCGTCGTGCTGCCGGCGGCGCTGCCATCGATCTTCACCGGCCTGCGGCTCGGCCTCGGCTTCGCCTGGGTGGTGATCGTGGTCGGCGAGATGACCGGCGTCCAGACCGGCCTCGGCGCGATCATCATGGAGGCGCGCCAGCTCTCGCGCACCGAGATCGTGATCTGCGGCATGGCGGTGATCGGGGTGGCGGGCTTCGTCTCCGACTGGCTGGTCATGCAGCTCGGCCGCCGGCTGCTCGCCTGGAGCCCCAATCATGGCTGA
- a CDS encoding ABC transporter ATP-binding protein, with protein MADPTIPILDMRAVFKTYTAGGRRTEALREANLTVSRGEFVCLLGASGCGKSTLLRVAAGFEAPSSGQALMWGKPIAGPGPSRGMVFQDYGLFPWLTVRDNIGFGPKARGRPAAEVRDTAERYIALVGLQAFADAYPHQLSGGMKQRVAIARVLANEAEVVLMDEPFGALDAMTRERLQDELLDLWSRTGLTILFVTHAIEEAIFLADRIVMMSPSPGRIEAVHAVDLPRRRDVSSPAFNDLRRMLAAQLHSHHAPRAAA; from the coding sequence ATGGCTGACCCGACGATCCCAATCCTCGATATGCGCGCGGTCTTCAAGACCTACACGGCCGGCGGCCGGCGGACCGAGGCTTTGCGCGAGGCGAACCTCACCGTGTCGCGGGGCGAGTTCGTCTGCCTGCTCGGCGCCTCGGGCTGCGGGAAGTCCACCCTGCTGCGGGTCGCCGCCGGCTTCGAGGCGCCGAGTTCCGGCCAGGCCCTGATGTGGGGCAAGCCGATCGCCGGGCCGGGGCCGAGCCGCGGTATGGTCTTCCAGGATTACGGCCTGTTCCCGTGGCTCACCGTGCGCGACAATATCGGCTTCGGCCCGAAGGCGCGCGGGCGGCCGGCCGCCGAGGTGCGCGACACCGCCGAGCGCTACATCGCCCTCGTCGGTCTCCAGGCCTTCGCCGACGCCTACCCGCACCAGCTCTCGGGCGGGATGAAGCAGCGCGTCGCCATCGCGCGGGTGCTCGCCAACGAGGCCGAGGTGGTGCTGATGGACGAGCCCTTCGGGGCGCTCGACGCCATGACCCGGGAGCGGCTGCAGGACGAGTTGCTCGACCTGTGGTCGCGGACCGGGCTAACGATCCTGTTCGTCACCCACGCGATCGAGGAGGCGATCTTCCTGGCCGACCGGATCGTGATGATGTCGCCCAGCCCCGGGCGGATCGAGGCGGTGCACGCGGTCGACCTGCCGCGGCGGCGCGACGTGTCGAGCCCGGCCTTCAACGACCTGCGCCGGATGCTGGCCGCGCAGCTCCACAGCCATCATGCGCCGCGGGCGGCCGCCTGA
- a CDS encoding polysaccharide deacetylase family protein, translated as MDIAFDDPRRPENRLAYRAAIDRPRITLPGGKNVAVWPVVNVEHWLIDHPMPRQILVPPTAASLLPDIPNWAWHEYGMRVGFWRFLEAFESRGIRPTLSINGSVCTAYPRIAEAAHAAGWEFMAHGFHQVPTHRVEDQPGMIARTVAAITAVTGRPPRGWLGPGLTETLDTPDHLHAAGLEYVGDFVVGDRPCRVATRTGPLVALPYSVELNDIPLLAIQHHRADEFVERALANLDRLAAEAAGPGPLGGAKVMGFAIHPYITGVPHRIGLLERLLDAILARRDVAVMQGGEILDWYRATGDES; from the coding sequence ATGGACATCGCGTTCGACGATCCCCGCCGGCCCGAGAACCGCCTCGCCTACCGCGCCGCAATCGACCGGCCCCGGATCACCTTGCCCGGGGGCAAGAACGTCGCCGTCTGGCCGGTAGTCAACGTCGAGCACTGGCTGATCGACCACCCGATGCCGCGCCAGATCCTGGTGCCGCCGACCGCCGCGAGCCTGCTGCCGGACATCCCCAACTGGGCGTGGCACGAGTACGGCATGCGGGTCGGGTTCTGGCGGTTCCTCGAGGCGTTCGAGAGCCGCGGGATCCGCCCGACCCTGTCGATCAACGGTTCGGTCTGCACGGCCTATCCGCGCATCGCCGAGGCCGCCCACGCGGCGGGCTGGGAGTTCATGGCCCACGGCTTCCACCAGGTCCCGACCCACAGGGTCGAGGATCAGCCCGGGATGATCGCCCGCACCGTCGCGGCCATCACCGCGGTGACCGGGCGCCCACCGCGCGGCTGGCTCGGGCCGGGCCTCACCGAAACCCTCGACACCCCCGACCACCTGCACGCGGCCGGCCTCGAATACGTCGGCGACTTCGTGGTCGGCGACCGCCCCTGCCGGGTCGCGACGCGCACCGGGCCGCTCGTGGCGCTGCCCTACTCGGTGGAGCTGAACGACATCCCGCTGCTCGCCATCCAGCATCACCGCGCCGACGAGTTCGTCGAGCGGGCGCTCGCCAACCTCGACCGCCTCGCCGCCGAGGCCGCGGGCCCCGGCCCGCTCGGAGGTGCCAAGGTGATGGGCTTCGCGATCCATCCGTACATCACCGGCGTGCCGCACCGGATCGGCCTGCTGGAGCGGCTGCTCGACGCCATCCTGGCGCGCCGCGACGTGGCGGTCATGCAGGGGGGCGAGATCCTCGACTGGTATCGCGCCACCGGCGACGAATCCTGA
- the atzF gene encoding allophanate hydrolase — translation MTVPPFPTIPLLHAAYADGLDPRAVVAEAYRRLAAVDDPGIFLALVPEAEARGAAAALPPFDPAALPLWGIPFVVKDNIDVAGLPTTAACPDFAHTPAETAPAVARLRAAGAILIGKTNLDQFATGLVGLRTPYPAPRNAIDPAYVPGGSSSGSAVAVAHGIVSFALGTDTAGSGRVPAALNNVVGLKPSLGAISSRGMLPACRTLDTLSVFAGTVADADAAFRVMLGFDGADPWARALPVAATPAGLPPGLRLGVPEAASLRFGGDRLSEEAFAATRADLEVLAGAAAPVDFSPMFAVAALLYDGPWVAERYAAIRSVMETRPGILHPTTRAVIGAAARYSAADAFAGLYSLAALRQAADAVWDRVDVLAVPTYPRPQTCAAVAADPIGPNSELGTYTNFVNLLDWCALAVPGRPRADGFPAGITLLAPRGSDGLLAALGARLHAVAGARIGAGPTPVPAAEPGPARALPGEIELAVVGAHLSGLPLNRELTERGARYLRTVPTGPDYRLYALPGGPPQRPGLLRVAAGEGGAIETEVWALPPAAFGAFVAGIPAPLGIGTLRLADGTAPKGFLVEAAGIADAADITRFGGWRGYTASRAAA, via the coding sequence ATGACCGTGCCCCCCTTCCCGACGATCCCGCTCCTGCACGCGGCCTACGCCGACGGCCTCGACCCGCGCGCCGTCGTGGCCGAGGCCTACCGGAGGCTTGCCGCGGTCGACGATCCCGGCATCTTTCTCGCGCTGGTGCCGGAGGCCGAGGCTCGGGGTGCCGCGGCGGCGCTGCCGCCCTTCGACCCCGCGGCGCTGCCGCTCTGGGGCATCCCCTTCGTCGTCAAGGACAACATCGACGTGGCCGGCCTGCCGACCACCGCCGCCTGCCCGGACTTCGCCCACACCCCCGCCGAGACCGCGCCCGCGGTGGCGCGGCTTCGCGCGGCCGGGGCGATCCTGATCGGCAAGACCAATCTCGACCAGTTCGCCACCGGGCTCGTCGGCCTGCGCACCCCCTACCCGGCCCCGCGCAACGCCATCGATCCGGCCTACGTGCCCGGGGGGTCCAGCAGCGGCTCGGCCGTGGCTGTGGCCCACGGGATCGTGTCGTTCGCCCTGGGGACCGACACCGCAGGCTCGGGCCGGGTCCCGGCCGCGCTCAACAACGTCGTCGGGCTGAAGCCGTCCCTCGGGGCGATCTCCAGCCGCGGCATGCTGCCGGCCTGCCGCACCCTCGACACGCTCTCGGTCTTCGCCGGAACCGTGGCCGACGCCGACGCGGCATTCCGGGTCATGCTGGGCTTCGACGGCGCCGACCCCTGGGCGCGGGCTCTTCCGGTGGCTGCGACGCCCGCCGGCCTCCCGCCCGGCCTTCGTCTCGGGGTCCCGGAGGCCGCGAGCCTCCGCTTCGGCGGCGATCGCCTCTCGGAGGAAGCCTTTGCGGCGACGCGCGCCGATCTCGAGGTGCTCGCGGGCGCGGCGGCGCCTGTCGATTTCAGCCCGATGTTCGCCGTTGCGGCCCTGCTCTACGACGGACCGTGGGTCGCCGAACGCTATGCGGCGATCCGATCGGTCATGGAGACGCGCCCCGGCATCCTGCACCCGACGACGCGGGCCGTGATCGGAGCCGCCGCGCGCTACAGCGCCGCGGACGCCTTCGCGGGCCTCTACAGCCTCGCGGCGCTGCGGCAAGCCGCCGACGCGGTCTGGGACCGTGTCGACGTGCTCGCCGTGCCGACTTATCCGCGCCCGCAGACCTGCGCGGCCGTGGCGGCCGACCCGATCGGACCGAACAGCGAGCTCGGGACCTACACCAACTTCGTCAACCTGCTCGACTGGTGCGCCCTCGCGGTGCCGGGGCGGCCCCGGGCCGACGGCTTCCCCGCGGGCATCACCCTGCTGGCGCCGCGGGGATCGGACGGGCTGCTGGCCGCCCTGGGCGCACGCCTGCACGCCGTTGCGGGAGCCCGGATCGGTGCGGGCCCGACGCCCGTGCCGGCGGCGGAACCGGGCCCGGCGCGGGCCTTGCCCGGCGAGATCGAGCTGGCGGTGGTCGGCGCGCACCTGTCCGGCCTGCCCCTGAACCGCGAGCTGACAGAACGGGGCGCTCGGTACCTGCGCACGGTGCCAACCGGGCCGGACTATCGCCTCTACGCCCTGCCCGGAGGGCCGCCGCAGCGCCCGGGCCTGCTCCGGGTGGCCGCCGGTGAGGGCGGCGCGATCGAGACGGAGGTGTGGGCGCTGCCGCCCGCCGCCTTCGGGGCCTTCGTGGCCGGGATCCCGGCGCCGCTCGGCATCGGCACCTTGCGGCTCGCCGACGGGACGGCGCCCAAGGGATTCCTGGTCGAGGCCGCCGGCATCGCCGATGCGGCCGACATCACACGCTTCGGCGGCTGGCGCGGCTATACGGCCAGCCGTGCGGCGGCCTAG